GAAAGTCGGGGTTTAGCTGACAGAATTCATAAAACTGATCTTCGGTTAGTGCGTAGGCGTAGCCCGTTGTAAACATCGCAGGTTTCAATTGCAAAACCATTGGTATAAACTCTCTCTGTGGCTACAGGTAAGTTGGTGGTCATAATTGCTTTGTGGCTACTTCACCTGCTTTAACTATAATCTTTTCACAATCTACGGTTAAATCAGGCTTAACTCATGAAGATTAAAATTATTGCCACTGTAAAGAGGACAATGCTTAGGTGGACGGCAAGCTTCGAGTTTGAATTAAACGTAAGTAATCTCATTGACTGAACATATCATTGCAATCAACTTGCTTAATTCACCGCATCTCAGTACAGTAAAATCACAAGCAGTTTCAAGGTCATAAAAATGACGACTGAAAAAAGGATTGCTGTGGTAACAGGCAGCAATCGAGGGCTAGGATATGCTATTTCCCGTCAATTATCCAAAATTGGCAACCGCGTAATTCTGACGAGTCGTAATGAAACAGATGGTCTTGCTGCTAAAGGTCAGCTTACCAATAAAGGGTTTGATGTTGATTATCACACTCTGGATGTCACCAATGATGGAAGTGTGCAACAGTTTACCGAGTGGCTACGTGAAACTTACGGCAAAGTAGATATTCTGGTCAATAATGCAGGCGTAAATCCCACAACTAAGCCGGAAGAGTCCAGCTTACTGACTGTGCAACTGGAAACAATGCGATCGACCTTTGAAACTAATGTTCTAGCGGTACTCAGAATTTCTCAAGCCTTAATTCCGTTGATGAAGGTGCAAAATTACGGCCGCATTGTCAATATCTCAACGGAAATGGCATCTCTAACATCAGTTCCCACTGACTACTACCCTTTAGCGCCATCCTATCGACTCTCGAAGGTGGGAGTAAATGGACTAACTGTGCTTCTCGCCAAGGAACTCCAGGGTACTAATATTCTCGTAAATGCTTATTCTCCAGGTTGGATGAAGACAGATATGGGGGGAGATGATGCGCCGTTCACGGCAGAAGAAGGAGCCGAAACTGCTGTCTATTTAGCAACGCTTCCCGATGGAGGAGCGCAAGGACTGTTTTTTGCAGAGATGCGAAAGTTTGGTGGCCCTATTCAAGTACAATGGTAGGTTAATATGGGAGATTCCGCAGGTTTACCGCCTATTTACGCTGATAAGCCGATTGAATTAGCACCTGCTAAAATTATTACCTCGTTCCCAGTCAATACTTTTTTAGAAAATCTAGCGAGCGCACCAGATGGCACAATCTTTGTAACCAATCACGAAGTTGGCGAGATTGTTAGCATTACCCCAGATGGCAATCAGCAAATTCATGCGACTGTTGAAGGCAAAGTAAGTGGTCTTGCTTTCACTAGCAACGGCGATCTAGTAGCAACAGGCTGGAATGCTGATTCTATACCTGTGGTTTCTCTAGTTAAAAGTGATGGCACGGTGGAAACGTTGCTGACACTGCCAGACGCAATATTTCTCAATGGCATCACCCCACTTTCTGACACTCAGTATTTGACAGCAGATTCCTATCGTGGTGCAATCTGGCTGATTGATGTTGTTCAACCCAGTGGATCAATTTGGCTAGAACATCCAATGCTGGCTCGTAGCAATTCGGAGAGCGTGTTTCCGGCTGCAAATGGCTTGAAGCGTTTTGGTAATTTCCTCTACGTTTCAAATACGGAAAAAATGTTACTGTTGCGGATTCCCGTTGATAGCACTGATAAACCAGGTGAGCCGGAAATTTTTGTTGAGCAAACTAATATTGATGACTTTGCCTTTGATGTAGAAGGCAACCTTTATGGAGCAACGCACATTTACAACAGTGTGGTACGAATTGCACCCGATCGCAGTACTACTATTATTGCTCAAGCCGAGCAAGGTGTAATTGGCAGCACAGCCGTGGCTTTTGGTCAAACTGAGGGCGATTGCACCGCGATTTATGTTGTAACTAATGGTGGAATGTTTTTACCTCCGCCCACGGGTGTCGTTCCTGCTAATGTTGTTCGGCTTGAGGTTGGAAAACCTGGATATCCCTTGGGTTGAGAATGACCAAATTGGGGATTTTCAATTGAAAATCCCCAATTGAAAGAAAAATGTTTCAGAACAAGCAAATTTATACTTGCTCTGCGAAAATCAAGCTACGTAAAAAATCTAAAATCCAAAATTGATTGGCATAACGAATGGAGATGGAACAGGACGATCAATTTGTAACCGTGGTCATTACACAAGTTGTAAAGCCAGGATGCGAAAGTGCTTACGAGGCTTGGTTGAAAGAAATTACCAGGGTTTCCAGAACCTATATAGGTCATCTGGGAACAAATGTGATTCGTCCCCAACTTGGTGTGCGAAATGAATATGCGATCATCTTCCGGTTTGACGGTTATGAAAATTTAAAGGTGTGGATGACATCGCGCGATCGTGAATATTGGCTGAATCAAGGTAAGCATTTGGTAGAATCCGATCCTTATGTTCAACAAATCTGTGGATTAGAAGCTTGGTTTTCTCTTCCCGGTCAACCACTGAAAACTCCACCGCGCTACAAAATAGCATTGCTAACTTGGGGAGCCGTATATGTGTTAATTAATTTGTTGAGTACGTTTATAGTCCCCCTACTTCGTGGTTTACCACCCTTGATTATTTCGTTGATCGTTACGATTACTATGGTTTTGCTGTTGACATATATTGTCATGCCTAGAGTTAGCCGTTTGTTTAGCTTTTGGCTATATCCTAAATCACGAAAAGTTTAGCCATTTAAATTACTTTAACCAACAGCAAACTCGGTAAATTGTCGTTTAAAGGGTGAATGAAAAGCCAAAATGATGTCTTTTTTGGGTATACCTCGACTAATAAGTTCATTGGCAATACCTCCTTCAGTACCATCGTGTTGAATCCAAAGTTTTTCGTTTTTAATATCTAGATGCAAAACACAACCATATACGCGACGCTTATTTGACCACCCCGCATGAACAACTTGGTAGCGATGCCTACGGCGGGGCAAAGCCCAACGCGCTCTCTATCAAAAATAACTTCTGCTTCGACTTCTTCGTTGCTGGCTTTGATTTCACTGTAACCTAGCAACAGTTCTTGAATAAGTTGACGGTACTGTTCTACTTTTGCCATTTTACGTTCACGAAGTGTGCCGTAGGCATTCGTCTCCTCTTGTGGATCGAAAACAATCAACCCAACTTGGTAACGTTGGATTAATAAGCGTGGCAGTTCTAAGGTAAAAAAAGAACGATAGGTGTCTAAGGGAACTGCTAAAGATAGAAGTCTCTCAGGTTGTTCTTCTTCAAGTGCTAGTTGATATTTGAGATACTGTCCTAAAGCAGTACTAAATTCAGTTGTAGTAGATGGAGCAACAAAGCTTTTAACTTCAACCGCAATTTTTTCTTGATTTCGTTCAGCTGCTAAAACTTTCTCTGCACCAAGGCCGATGTACATATCCAAACCGCCAAAACGGAGGAAAAGCGGGTCATTAGTGATGAGCCAACCCTCGTTCTCCAAAGCGCGTTTTACTGCATCATGGAATATGTCTTTTGCCGCCATAGATTCCTAAAATTTTGATTTCGTTCCTATAAAACTAGCTTGCTCTCTACCAAACCTGACTTAAATCTAAAACAAACCTAGGTAGCAACGGTTCACCAAAAAGTGTCTTAGGATTATCCAATTGTTCAACCGCAATATTAGGGCGATAAATAAAAACTCGGCGCTGTTTTCTATCAATTAACCAACCAAGTTGCGTCCCATTATCAATATACTCTTGCATCTTCTCTTGCAAAATTCGTAAGTTATCAGTCTCAGAACGCAATTCAATCACAAACTCAGGACAAATCGGTGCGAATTTTTTTCGCAGTTCTGATGGTATGGCTTCCCAGCGATCGCGTTTTATCCACGCCGCATCTGGCGATGTCTACGACGGGCTACGCCTACGCACTGCACCATTCGGCAAAGTAAATCCACCACTGGAACCAAACCCTACCCCTGTACCATCTTGCTTTGTCCAAATACCCAACTGAACAATAATATCAAAGTTATGTCGATCGGTTTCAGAACCAGTAGGGGGCATAATCACTAACTCTCCCACAGCAGTACGTTCAATGCGAAAATCACGGTTTAGCTGACAAAACTCATAAAACTGATCGTCAGTTAATGCGATCGCAGGTTGCAATTGCAAGACCATTGGTATAATTTCTGTGGCTATAGGTAAGTTAATGGTCATAATTCATATTTTGGGGCTTCACCTGTCTTTAGGATATATCTTGGCAAAATTTTAGGGGTAGTTATGTAACCACCCCTTTATTGCCCTAATAATTTAGAATTTACTTGCAGACCCCTTAATGGGAAGTTAATTTACTCGGAAATGTTAATCGAACTTTCAACTTGAGAATTAGCTAATGTTGGCGCAGAGAAAATCCGCGAGTACATACTTGATGGTTGTTGATGAGCAACAACTGGTAGAACTTGACGAGCATGAGCGGCTAATTCTATTGCTTTCACATCATAAGTCTGCGTTGCCAATTTGGGATAGAAGCCGATACCGATGATTGGCAGTAATAAACAAGCGGTAATAAATATTTCGCGGGGTTTGACATCAGATATTACAGCATCCAAGTGCAACTCTTGACTTTGTTCACCGTAGAACACTTGACGCAGCATCGACAGTAAATAGATTGGTGTCAAAATCACGCCAACTGCTGACAGCAGCACGACTACAATTTTGAAGCTGGAACTGTAAACATCACTGGTGGCGATACCCAGAAATACCATCAACTCACCCACAAAGCCACTCATTCCGGGTAAGGCGAGAGAAGCCATTGAACCAATGGTAAACAGAGCAAAGGTTTTGGGCATTACCTTGGCCATACCGCCCATTTTATCCATCATCAAGGTGTGAGTGCGATCGTAAGTTACGCCAGACAGGAAGAACAAGCTAGCAGCAATCAATCCGTGGGAAACCATCTGTAGCACTGCACCGCTTATACCCAGTTCTGTGTAGGAGGCAATCCCAATCAGCACAAATCCCATGTGGGCAATTGAAGAGTAAGCCAAGCGGCGTTTGAGATTGGTTTGGGCAAAGGCACAGCAAGCACCGTAGACAATGTTAACCACACCCAAAATTGCCAGCACTGGGGCAAAAGTCACATGGGCATTGGGCAACATTTCCACATTGAAGCGGATGAGGGCATAACCACCCATTTTTAACAACACACCAGCCAAAATCATTGAACCGGGTGCTGATGCTTCACCGTGGGCATCAGGTAGCCAAGTGTGTAAAGGGAAAATCGGCAGTTTCACACCGAAGGCAATTAAGAAACCTGCATAAACCAATAATTCCAAGGTTTTGGGGTATTCTTTCATTCCCAGAGTTGCCATGTCGAAGGTGACGGTATCTCCAGAGAATGCCATTGCAAAACCGGCAATCAAGATAAATATTGATGCGGCGGCGGTGTAAAGAATGAATTTGGTAGCCGCATAACGGCGGTTTTGTCCTCCCCAAATGGAAATCAGCAGGTAAACCGGCACTAACTCGATTTCCCACATTAGGAAGAACAGCAGCAAGTCTTGGGCGACAAATACGCCAAGCTGGGCGCTGTACATCGCTAGCATCAAACCATAAAATAATCGCGGCTTGGTAGTTACTTTCCAAGCCGCGAATATTGCGAGGGTATTTATTAAGCCTGTCAGAAGCAGCAAGGGCATCGATAAACCATCAACCCCCACAGCCCAATGCAAACCTAATTGCGGTATCCAAGGATAGTTTTCTACAAATTGGAGTCTTGAACTCTGAAAGTCGTACTTATACCAAAAGGCATAAATCATCAGTGCAAAGTCAGCGATCGCAACTCCCAGACCATACCAACGCACAGTTCTACCTTCTTTGTCTGGGATCAGGGGAATGGCTAAGGCAGCCACCAAGGGTAAGAGGATTATGGCTGTTAGCCAGGGAAATTCAATAGCATTCATCACTTCTGACAATCAATTTGCCTTCTCACTTTTAATTTCATTATATTAAGGAATCTATACTTTTGTAAACTATCTTGAACTCTAGAAGATTAAACCTTAACTGTTTACAGGAATATATACTCATTGAATCTCAGATTATCAGGATAAAGAAGAATAAATACTTATGGTATTTTGACGGTTACCATTCTAAATGTAAACTTTTGCAACGTCAACTAAAGCCGCCGTTACAATACGGTTATATTTTCTAGTTAAGTTTAATTGTCGGTTTACATAAAATATCGAGGCAGCTATAACTTCCAAGTTGCAAAACCTGGGATTATAGCTGCGTCAATATGTTGATGAAAAGAGTTGTGTAAACTATATTGCGTGGAAAGAAGAGCAGCCCTAAACAGTTGCAGATTGGTTTTCGAGGGGAAAAATCTGGCTTTTAAATATAATTGCAACAATTTCGAGCAATTGTCATTCTGGATAAACCTTTACAATACGTTCACCATTTCAACAATTTTGGAAAGATACCCGATAGAGTTGATTCGTCCATGAGTTTTAGGGATTCTCAACTGGCTAGCTTTTTTATGGTTCTTCCAACGTCGGCTTTATTGTATGTTTGGAAAAGTTATAGTTTAGCTGAAATAGCGTACTGAATTTCATGTATATAGACTAGAGCTACAGTCTATGAAAATATATAAATAATTTTGCTTAATTATAGGACTTACGCACACTCTACAAATTCTTCTCTTCTCTGCGATAAGTTAAGCTTTTTGGCAATTTTTGCGTAAGTCCTAAATTGCTGAGTCCGTTATGAATACTGAATTTTTAATGCAATAATCCCAATCAATACAGCAAGACCTAACGCTCTACGAAAATAATTGACCCCTTGAAATAATTCCAGCCACGCCCAAGTAAACAAAGAGCCATTTGCTACCACGTCTAAAACTGTATTGATTTTACCACTTGTAAAAATTAAAGCGAGTAAACTGGTTACTATCCAAACAATAAGTGGTAGGTTTGGCATCTGAGCTAAAACAATTTTGCCATCGCTGTCACGAAAAGTTTTATCAATTAATGTATTTTCCATTATTTGAAATTGCTACCTCGCTACAAATGATTAACTTACAGAAACTATTTGATGGTCTATTGAGAATAGGATTACATTTAGTTGTAAATTCCTTAATCCTATTAAAACATCTAGGGAAATCTCTTTTCAAGCATCTAATTGCTGAGATTATGACTATGTTAATAGACGTACATACACTAACAATATATCTGTCGTAAGAATGAATGCAATTTGGAGCAGTGAAGATTAGGGATGCTCACATCGTAATTATTTGGAAGTACGAGATGCCGCCGAGAAGGGTGACGATTAAACAGATTACTGAGTCATTGAATTAACGTGGCTGCCAGCTCGCCGCTAGCGCTCGTAAAATAAGATTAGTTCGAGATTCGACCTCAGATAAAAATACAGAAATTGACAAGTAGGAGTAATTCATGAATCGCCCCTACTATGTCTAGTTAATTGACATGGTATCTGAATTTATAGTAGCTACTATCGAGCAAAGCTTAAAACTCTTACAAACAGATAAACCCTCTGCTGATGGGATTCTCTGGGCACAGGCACTCAATACCAAACCAAATTTGCAATTGTACAATGGCAAAGCCGAAACTGCTCTCGAGAGTTGGCAACAAGCTCAAAAATATTACGATCTAGCAGGCGATACAATGGGCAGCTTGGGTAGTCAAATTAACCAGGCACGCTTTACAAAGTTTGGGATTTTATCGCCGTTCTAAACAGCAGTTGGAGGAGCTAAATCAAAAGTTAGGAGCAATGCCAGATTCGGAAATTAAAGTTAGTGGGCTAAGAACGCTTGGTTTAGCCCTATTGATGATTGGCGACTCTGGTAAGAGCCAACAAGTTTTAGAGTAAAGTTTAGCGCTCGCTCGTAAAATTGAAACTACACCTCAATTGAGTTCCATCCTACTAAGCTTAGGAAAAACCGCCGTAGACTTACAAGATCCAAAGGCGGCATTAGATTAGAGTTGTCGGGAAATAAAAGATAAGTGAGGCAATGCTGGTCTTGTAATTGGGATTCTCTTAAGCAGCCATCAAGTAGAAGTTCCATAATCCTGCTGCGGTCAGCATCAAATGGTCATCAAAGTTTTCAATCCGATTACGATAAATGACACTGGCGGCGTTGTAGCGCTTCACACCAGCAAAGGCATTTTCGCAAACTACACGGGATTGACTCAATTGACGATTCTCCGTTTTTTGAAGGTCACTTAACTTGCCCCCTTTGGGCTTTTTGTGAGGAAGATGGAGATTGTCATACTGCTTCTGTAATCCCTGAAAGCCCGAGTCTACTTCAATCGGAATTTCATCAGGCACACTACCTGCAATGTCATCTTCGTCATGAAAACGTTTGTCATGCAGTTTGCCTTCTCGTGCTTTGCTTAAGATCAAGACCCGTTTGGTTTCATCAACTGCCGCCAAGTGTTTACGCGTATGACGTTTCTTTTTACCGGAGTAATTCTGTTGTTGTTGTCTCTTTCTTGAGGTCGCGCAATTGGGCGTTCTGTCCCATCAATCATCACTCGTTGCACTCCTGGAAAGCGTGACAAAAATGCTTCAATGCTTTCGAGATGGCGTTCCGGCAGCGCCATCTTCTGTCCCAAAGCCGCTTCTAATATTGGCTGCAATCGATGCATCCACTCATGTGCCTGGGAGCGATGCATATCAAAGAGCAGTCCCGCCACATCGAAGGTCGGATAACATTTGAAATAGAAAAGGATGAAAAACAATTTGTCTTGGGCTGTAAGTAAGCGGGCTTTGCGTCCTCCACCCAGGCCACGTTGACGAGGCTTGGCCTGTTGAGTATCTAGGTACATCGTGGTAAACGTGGGCAAAAGGGCATCAAATGCTTTCCGGTTCAACCCAGTTAATGCCCTCAACAGTCGGTCTTGCTTCAGCGCACCTTCAATATTCAGCATCATTCTTCCCTACCACTGCTGTCTATTCTCTCTTATTTCCCGACAAGTCTATTACTTTGAACAAGCAGAACAGGTAGCGACAAATCCAGGCGATCGCTTAGGGACTTGCATGAAAATAAAGTACCAGTAAACCGAGTTTCGACTGCGCTCAACTCTCGATGGCTGAGGGTTGAGCGCAGCGATGCACTGAGCGCAGTCGAAGTGTCGAAATCCGTCTGGTTGGGATACTATTAACCCGCAGATCGCTTACAGGCACGTTTAGGGCGTTTCAAGCTTTTCCTCGACTATGACAAGCCTGAATTGGCTACCCCATTAGCACCTCAATTACTACAACAACTTACAGAACTGCCCCCCAGTCATACCTCTCTCTACGCAGCTATTAATTTTGTTGCCTCACTGAATCGGCAGTCAAATTCTAGCCAAATCATACCGATGAAAGACCTGGCGCAACTCATGGCAGTCACAGTCAAGTCTGCACAGCAGATCCAGGATGCTCAAGCAGAAGCTTACGCACTGCATCAGTGGGGAAAACTCTATCATCATACACAGCAGTTATCGCAAGCGCAGAAGTTAACTCAGAAATCCCTCAACATTGCACGTCAACTCCAAGCTGAGGATATCATTGCTCAATCTGCTTGGCAGGTGGGACAGTTGTATAAAGAACAGGGCGATCGCTTTGTCCGTCGCGCAGACAAATTTGTATGGCTTTTCTGGTGGGGCTGTATCGCTCTGGATTATTTTATGGTCTGCGATCGGCTCTAGTGGTAGTTGGTTCTTATCCAGTCGCAGGTTGCGGATTCCTGGTGGCAAAATTCCCTGAGCAACTATAGGCATCTGTGGCATGTTTGTGGGGGGTGGCATGGCATTCTGATTCCAGTCACACCTGCTTTAGCCGCATTCATCGGCAGTGTAATTGCAACAACAAATGCCTATAAACAGAGGCGGTTAGAAGAAGCAAATCAGCAACTAGAAATTGCCAATGCTCAACTATTAGATTATTCCAAAACTCTGGAGTTCAAAGTTGAAGAGCGAACTCATGAACTGCTTGAGACCAAGCAAGGTGCTGATGCTGCTAACGAAGCAAAGAGCGAGTTTTTGGCAAATATGAGCCACGAGCTACGCACACCGCTTAATGGCATCCTTGGTTTTGCTCAGGTGCTAGAAGTATCGCCAAACATGACAGAGAAAAATCTGGAAGGTGTCAGCATTATCTACCAATGTGGGACGCACCTGCTGATGCTAATCAATGATATTCTCGACCTTTCAAAAATTGAAGCTCGTAAATTAGAATTAGTTACGACTAATGTACATCTGCACACTTTTTTACATGGTGTCACTGAGATTTGCAGTATCCGAGCAAAACAGAAAGGGATTTCATTTAATATTTTAATCAGCGATTTTCTAATATGATAGATGTGTACATACTTAATAGCTGATAATAAGAACTTTAGTTCTTGGCTTTCAAGTACTAAAGTCCTTAGTACACAACACAAATCAAATTTTTAAATCGCGTAGTGCTAGACGAATTTGCTCCAAGCGTCTGCGGTTTACACCAAAATCCGAGTCTCCAAGACGTGATGCCGAACGCAGATGAATTACTGACTCATTAGCAGGGAAATAAAACTCGACATCATCCACAAATTGGAATATCCGACTCTTAGAGAGAGCATGGATGTAATTATCTGTCTGTTGGATAACCTCTGTGCGTGGAACAACACTAAGAACTTTGAGTAAAGTTGCTCGTGCTGTCTTGAGGTCTACATGATAGGCGATCGGGTCAATGCTATGTTTGGAATCAGCATCTTGACTGACAGCACAGTTCGGAGAAGGCGGACAGGGAGCAAGATGAATATTGTCAACTCCCAAGCCAGAAGTGGCAGCCCAAGTAGCAGCAGGAAGTATGAAGCTGCTAGTCAGGCTAAAGAATATTACAAAGATAATACTCCACAGAAGTCGCTGCACGTACCTCATTTCCCCGTTCACGGAGCGTTCCGTAGGAAAGGGGTATGTTTTTAGCAGACGGAACATGATCTATTTACTCCTTGTTAAGAAACATAAATATACCTGAAACACTTACCAATGACAAATAAGAAATGACCCGTGGACTTCACAAGTTCCTCAAATTCTTTATCTAAGTTGAAAGTGAGACAATGACACAATAATTTTAGAATCAATTATGGTTATGGCAATTAATTATCGGGAAAAAATCATTGCTCTTTGGACGGTATTTCTACTAGGAATATTGTTTCATACACAACTTGGTTTAATACCGCTTTTTCATGGGTTATCTGTTATTGAATCTCAAAAAGCTACAAATATCAACGATATTTCTGGAATTATGTGGTTGATGTTGGGCTTTTTTGTGCTACCAATGCTGGCAATTATTCTCACTATTTTTACCGATTCAAAGCGTTATCGAATCATTCATTTTGGCTTAACTGTTTTTTACAGTATCATGAACTTACTACATGTAATTTTAGATTTATTTGTCCAACCAGTTTTTTGGTATCAGATAGCCTTAATAGGGTTGTTATTTTTTGTGGGTTTATTATTAAATATTACTGCTTTTAAATGGATGCAAATGCCTAACAGGTCTAATAAATCACAAAAAGAATTAGAAAATTCACATTTGTAGCTTTTATTAAAGCTGTGTTGTATCAGCTTTATTATAAATTTGATTTTGAATAATATGGGAATGAATATTCAATACTCATAATTCTTTAACTTGATTTAAGTAAGTTGGTAGAAATAAACCAAATTATGTTACGAAACGTAAATAGTCTTAAAGTCCTACTAATAAACAATGACAAAGGACAGCCCTTGCCAGTTAGCTTTAATTGCGCCAATCTACTTAATCGGTTTTAAAATAACACAGCGACAAATGTTATCTTATAACATTCAACATTCATTCTTCTGTGATTTACATTCCAAAATGCAAATCTACCGAGCGCGATAATGCCTAATGGTAGAATAGCAGAAGCATGAAATTGTGAATACAAAAGCCCTCATTTCTCCTCAAGAACTCACGTCCCTATTAGCAGAAAACTTATCGCGGGCTGTCATTATCGATACGCGAAGTCCTGAAGATTATGCTATTTCTCATATTCCTCAATCCATAAATATTAGAGATT
The Nostoc punctiforme PCC 73102 genome window above contains:
- a CDS encoding SDR family oxidoreductase, encoding MTTEKRIAVVTGSNRGLGYAISRQLSKIGNRVILTSRNETDGLAAKGQLTNKGFDVDYHTLDVTNDGSVQQFTEWLRETYGKVDILVNNAGVNPTTKPEESSLLTVQLETMRSTFETNVLAVLRISQALIPLMKVQNYGRIVNISTEMASLTSVPTDYYPLAPSYRLSKVGVNGLTVLLAKELQGTNILVNAYSPGWMKTDMGGDDAPFTAEEGAETAVYLATLPDGGAQGLFFAEMRKFGGPIQVQW
- a CDS encoding SMP-30/gluconolactonase/LRE family protein, with the protein product MGDSAGLPPIYADKPIELAPAKIITSFPVNTFLENLASAPDGTIFVTNHEVGEIVSITPDGNQQIHATVEGKVSGLAFTSNGDLVATGWNADSIPVVSLVKSDGTVETLLTLPDAIFLNGITPLSDTQYLTADSYRGAIWLIDVVQPSGSIWLEHPMLARSNSESVFPAANGLKRFGNFLYVSNTEKMLLLRIPVDSTDKPGEPEIFVEQTNIDDFAFDVEGNLYGATHIYNSVVRIAPDRSTTIIAQAEQGVIGSTAVAFGQTEGDCTAIYVVTNGGMFLPPPTGVVPANVVRLEVGKPGYPLG
- a CDS encoding antibiotic biosynthesis monooxygenase, translated to MEQDDQFVTVVITQVVKPGCESAYEAWLKEITRVSRTYIGHLGTNVIRPQLGVRNEYAIIFRFDGYENLKVWMTSRDREYWLNQGKHLVESDPYVQQICGLEAWFSLPGQPLKTPPRYKIALLTWGAVYVLINLLSTFIVPLLRGLPPLIISLIVTITMVLLLTYIVMPRVSRLFSFWLYPKSRKV
- a CDS encoding element excision factor XisI family protein, with product MHLDIKNEKLWIQHDGTEGGIANELISRGIPKKDIILAFHSPFKRQFTEFAVG
- a CDS encoding element excision factor XisI family protein, translating into MAKVEQYRQLIQELLLGYSEIKASNEEVEAEVIFDRERVGLCPAVGIATKLFMRGGQISVAYMVVFCI
- a CDS encoding NAD(P)H-quinone oxidoreductase subunit 4 codes for the protein MNAIEFPWLTAIILLPLVAALAIPLIPDKEGRTVRWYGLGVAIADFALMIYAFWYKYDFQSSRLQFVENYPWIPQLGLHWAVGVDGLSMPLLLLTGLINTLAIFAAWKVTTKPRLFYGLMLAMYSAQLGVFVAQDLLLFFLMWEIELVPVYLLISIWGGQNRRYAATKFILYTAAASIFILIAGFAMAFSGDTVTFDMATLGMKEYPKTLELLVYAGFLIAFGVKLPIFPLHTWLPDAHGEASAPGSMILAGVLLKMGGYALIRFNVEMLPNAHVTFAPVLAILGVVNIVYGACCAFAQTNLKRRLAYSSIAHMGFVLIGIASYTELGISGAVLQMVSHGLIAASLFFLSGVTYDRTHTLMMDKMGGMAKVMPKTFALFTIGSMASLALPGMSGFVGELMVFLGIATSDVYSSSFKIVVVLLSAVGVILTPIYLLSMLRQVFYGEQSQELHLDAVISDVKPREIFITACLLLPIIGIGFYPKLATQTYDVKAIELAAHARQVLPVVAHQQPSSMYSRIFSAPTLANSQVESSINISE
- a CDS encoding transposase family protein, yielding MAAVDETKRVLILSKAREGKLHDKRFHDEDDIAGSVPDEIPIEVDSGFQGLQKQYDNLHLPHKKPKGGKLSDLQKTENRQLSQSRVVCENAFAGVKRYNAASVIYRNRIENFDDHLMLTAAGLWNFYLMAA
- a CDS encoding helix-turn-helix domain-containing protein, with translation MMLNIEGALKQDRLLRALTGLNRKAFDALLPTFTTMYLDTQQAKPRQRGLGGGRKARLLTAQDKLFFILFYFKCYPTFDVAGLLFDMHRSQAHEWMHRLQPILEAALGQKMALPERHLESIEAFLSRFPGVQRVMIDGTERPIARPQERDNNNRITPVKRNVIRVNTWRQLMKPNGS
- a CDS encoding DUF1499 domain-containing protein — encoded protein: MRYVQRLLWSIIFVIFFSLTSSFILPAATWAATSGLGVDNIHLAPCPPSPNCAVSQDADSKHSIDPIAYHVDLKTARATLLKVLSVVPRTEVIQQTDNYIHALSKSRIFQFVDDVEFYFPANESVIHLRSASRLGDSDFGVNRRRLEQIRLALRDLKI